In Candidatus Polarisedimenticolia bacterium, a genomic segment contains:
- a CDS encoding DUF3341 domain-containing protein has product MASNNAVFCLAKSESQADEIVTKLKDSGFSANDISVLFADKSGTKDFAHVHNTKAPEGAATGAGVGGVVGGTFGWLVGIGSLAIPGLGPFIAAGPIMAALSGAAIGATAGGLTGGLVGLGIPEYEAKRYESKLKEGNILISVHSDNKDETKRAKDIFTTCEAEGIASGDEAKVKDAKKDTTTRDRDLPKYSVQ; this is encoded by the coding sequence ATGGCTTCCAACAATGCCGTCTTCTGTCTCGCCAAGAGCGAGTCGCAAGCCGATGAGATCGTCACGAAACTGAAGGACAGCGGCTTCTCGGCGAACGACATCTCCGTGCTGTTCGCGGACAAGTCGGGCACCAAGGACTTTGCCCACGTGCACAACACCAAGGCCCCCGAGGGCGCGGCCACCGGCGCGGGCGTCGGCGGCGTGGTGGGCGGCACGTTCGGCTGGCTCGTCGGCATCGGCTCGCTGGCCATCCCCGGCCTCGGCCCGTTCATCGCGGCCGGCCCCATCATGGCGGCCCTGAGCGGCGCGGCCATCGGCGCAACCGCCGGCGGGCTGACCGGAGGACTGGTCGGTCTGGGGATCCCCGAGTACGAGGCGAAGCGCTACGAGAGCAAGCTGAAGGAAGGCAACATCCTGATCTCGGTGCACTCGGACAACAAGGACGAGACCAAGCGCGCCAAGGACATCTTCACCACCTGCGAAGCCGAAGGCATCGCCAGCGGCGATGAGGCGAAGGTCAAGGACGCGAAGAAGGACACCACGACTCGCGATCGCGACCTTCCCAAGTACAGCGTTCAGTAG
- a CDS encoding BON domain-containing protein — protein sequence MKQFRRTPLVTAAAVLALGVWGCSTGTGTTREEAREAAADAQKSDVADATARNDAKDPGTVQPDNTARNADPNYAANPPFDQGSSEADTTITQRIRQAVMDDQVLSTSAHNVKIITNAGRVVLMGPVMSEAERARIEQIAVGIAKQGNVQNMLEVKAEQPR from the coding sequence ATGAAGCAATTTCGACGCACCCCCCTCGTGACGGCCGCCGCAGTCCTGGCACTCGGCGTCTGGGGCTGCAGCACCGGCACCGGCACCACGCGCGAGGAGGCCCGCGAAGCGGCGGCCGACGCGCAGAAGTCTGACGTGGCCGACGCCACGGCGCGCAACGACGCCAAGGACCCGGGAACCGTCCAGCCCGACAACACGGCGCGCAACGCCGATCCCAATTACGCTGCGAACCCGCCCTTCGATCAGGGATCCAGCGAGGCGGACACCACCATCACCCAGAGGATCCGCCAGGCGGTCATGGACGACCAGGTGCTTTCGACCAGCGCCCATAACGTGAAGATCATCACCAACGCCGGCAGGGTCGTTCTCATGGGCCCCGTCATGAGCGAGGCGGAGCGTGCCCGCATCGAGCAGATCGCCGTCGGCATCGCCAAACAGGGGAACGTGCAGAACATGCTCGAAGTGAAAGCCGAGCAGCCGAGGTAA